The following are encoded in a window of Sphingobium sp. AP49 genomic DNA:
- a CDS encoding GGDEF domain-containing protein: MQFYLATSFIFPRSLRLRLFALCFLATHLPLLGYIGWGLATGRIALAEFLLLTLATLIGTGLALAGIGAMLSPIQALADTLKPNQDDAPALTEVGDVIRSLFAGVHRAATTTQTQMDELQVAAHEDVLTGIVNRRGFLAQIEALPPERRQGSIAIIDIDHFKLVNDRLGHDEGDRLLRAFADRLSAQMRRVDLVARWGGEEFVVFFQDCIEDEACWSLARLAERMRTQPLSEVDGRAVTFSAGICRWSNGPVDDALRHADQALYDAKRAGRNQLRRAETTRNAA; encoded by the coding sequence ATGCAATTCTATCTCGCGACGTCCTTCATCTTTCCGCGCAGCCTGCGATTACGACTCTTCGCATTATGCTTCTTGGCCACCCACCTGCCGCTGCTCGGCTATATCGGCTGGGGCTTGGCAACCGGCCGGATCGCACTGGCCGAATTTCTGCTGCTGACCCTGGCTACCCTTATCGGCACCGGGCTGGCCTTGGCGGGAATCGGGGCGATGCTGAGCCCGATCCAGGCGTTAGCCGACACGCTGAAGCCGAACCAGGACGACGCCCCGGCCCTGACCGAGGTCGGCGATGTCATCCGCTCCCTCTTTGCCGGGGTTCATCGCGCCGCCACGACGACCCAGACGCAAATGGACGAACTACAGGTCGCGGCGCACGAGGATGTGCTGACCGGCATCGTCAACCGGCGCGGTTTCCTGGCCCAGATCGAGGCGCTGCCGCCCGAGCGTCGCCAGGGCAGCATCGCGATCATCGACATCGACCATTTCAAGCTGGTCAACGACCGGCTGGGCCATGACGAAGGCGACCGGCTGCTGCGCGCCTTCGCTGACCGCCTGTCCGCCCAGATGCGCCGTGTCGATCTGGTCGCCCGCTGGGGTGGTGAGGAATTTGTCGTCTTCTTCCAGGATTGTATCGAGGATGAGGCCTGTTGGTCGCTGGCGCGTCTGGCCGAACGGATGCGGACCCAGCCGCTGAGCGAAGTCGATGGACGGGCAGTTACCTTTTCCGCTGGTATCTGTCGATGGAGCAACGGGCCAGTGGACGATGCGCTGCGTCACGCCGACCAAGCGCTCTACGATGCCAAGCGCGCGGGGCGCAACCAACTGCGCCGCGCGGAAACGACCCGCAACGCCGCCTGA
- the gluQRS gene encoding tRNA glutamyl-Q(34) synthetase GluQRS, whose product MTQSVAPLHLVTRFAPSPTGRLHVGHGWSALMAMDLARREGGAFRLRIEDIDGTRSRPEHVTGIVQDLRWLGVEWDGDIIFQSQRLDHYDGALVRLRDMGLLYPCFCTRADIQASLTAPHGPEGPVYPGTCRTLPQAERDRRLASGAPHAWRIDMAAATARAAPLHWPALPYPPRRAAMVEDVLADPLAAGDVVLARKDAPASYHLSCTLDDAAMGITHVLRGQDLRAATDIHRLLQALLDLPTPVYVHHPLLMGPDGKRLAKRSGSIALAELRDQGIDPLRLADDLRAGRFPVGIALVQA is encoded by the coding sequence ATGACTCAATCCGTCGCACCACTGCATCTAGTGACTCGTTTCGCACCAAGCCCCACAGGTCGATTGCATGTCGGGCATGGATGGTCGGCATTGATGGCGATGGACCTGGCCCGCCGCGAGGGCGGTGCATTTCGCCTGCGTATCGAAGATATCGACGGGACCCGCAGCCGACCCGAACATGTCACGGGCATCGTCCAGGATCTGCGTTGGCTGGGCGTGGAGTGGGACGGAGACATCATCTTTCAGTCGCAGCGGCTGGACCATTATGATGGGGCACTGGTGCGCCTGCGCGATATGGGTCTGCTCTATCCCTGTTTCTGCACCCGCGCGGATATCCAGGCGAGCCTGACGGCACCGCACGGGCCGGAAGGCCCCGTCTATCCTGGCACGTGCCGCACGTTGCCCCAGGCCGAACGGGATCGGCGGCTGGCGAGCGGAGCCCCCCACGCCTGGCGGATCGACATGGCGGCGGCGACCGCGCGCGCCGCGCCTCTGCATTGGCCTGCACTTCCTTATCCGCCGCGCCGCGCCGCCATGGTGGAGGATGTGCTGGCGGACCCGCTTGCCGCTGGCGATGTCGTGCTGGCACGCAAGGATGCGCCAGCCAGCTATCACCTGTCCTGCACACTCGACGATGCCGCCATGGGCATCACCCATGTCCTGCGGGGCCAGGATCTGCGTGCCGCCACCGATATCCATCGCCTGCTGCAGGCGCTGCTCGACCTGCCGACACCGGTCTATGTTCATCATCCGCTGCTGATGGGTCCGGACGGCAAGCGTCTGGCCAAGCGCAGCGGGTCGATCGCCCTCGCCGAACTGCGCGACCAGGGCATCGACCCGCTCCGCCTGGCCGATGACCTGCGCGCCGGACGCTTTCCAGTTGGCATCGCATTGGTACAAGCCTAG
- a CDS encoding HAD family phosphatase, with protein MSAVALPNPIRAVIFDMDGTLLDTEAAHRDAFARTGEAMGWPMSDELLLSMVGIHRDENLRMLAERMGQDFPVDQFYADSDALFVAALQAGVPLRPGAELILEHLARAGIPMAIATSTMAPYAQQRLEAAGLLHYFQVVVTRNDVDRPKPDPQPYLLAAQLMGVDPVDCVAVEDSHAGVRAGVAAGIATIMVPDLLPPTEELMLAATAVLPSLHALRDLLLETPAPD; from the coding sequence TTGAGCGCTGTTGCGCTGCCCAATCCAATACGCGCTGTCATCTTCGATATGGATGGTACGCTGCTGGACACGGAGGCGGCGCATCGCGATGCCTTTGCCCGGACCGGCGAAGCGATGGGCTGGCCGATGTCGGACGAACTGCTGCTGTCGATGGTCGGGATCCATCGCGACGAAAATCTGCGGATGCTGGCGGAACGGATGGGGCAGGATTTTCCGGTCGACCAATTCTATGCCGATAGCGATGCACTGTTCGTGGCCGCGCTGCAGGCCGGCGTGCCGCTGCGGCCCGGCGCCGAGCTGATTCTGGAGCATCTGGCGCGCGCTGGCATTCCGATGGCGATCGCGACATCGACCATGGCGCCCTATGCCCAGCAGCGGTTGGAGGCGGCCGGGCTACTCCATTATTTCCAGGTCGTCGTTACTCGCAATGATGTTGATCGGCCCAAGCCCGATCCGCAGCCTTATCTGCTGGCGGCGCAGTTGATGGGTGTTGATCCGGTGGACTGCGTTGCGGTGGAGGATAGCCATGCCGGCGTCCGTGCGGGGGTTGCCGCCGGTATCGCCACCATCATGGTGCCCGATCTGCTGCCGCCGACGGAAGAGCTGATGCTGGCTGCTACTGCGGTGCTGCCCAGCCTGCATGCACTGCGCGACCTGCTGCTGGAAACGCCCGCCCCGGATTAA
- the murA gene encoding UDP-N-acetylglucosamine 1-carboxyvinyltransferase: protein MDRIHIRGGKQLNGRLPISGAKNAALTLLPCALLTDEPVTLRNLPRLADVDSFGHLLNQLGVSTMIEGARPEDFGRVLTMRAGRVTSTEAPYDIVRKMRASILVLGPLLARQGEARVSLPGGCAIGNRPIDLHLKALEAFGAIIEIAAGYVRASLPDGGLPGGIYTFPVVSVGATENALMAAALAKGTCILENAAREPEIVDLCNLLIAMGADIEGVGTDKLVIHGRERLHGATYSVMPDRIEAGSYACAAAITGGSLDLAGANAEDMHAILAALRDAGVQVDEYKGGIKVSSDGKLKPLTLSTAPFPAFPTDMQAQFMAMLTLADGASVLTETIFENRYMHVPELARMGADIAVNGRTAVVRGVSGLVGAPVMATDLRASMSLILAGLAAEGETQVNRVYHLDRGYERLEEKLSAVGADIERVSDG from the coding sequence ATGGACCGCATTCACATTCGCGGCGGCAAGCAACTCAACGGCCGCCTTCCCATCTCCGGCGCCAAGAACGCTGCCCTGACGCTGCTGCCATGCGCGTTGCTGACCGACGAGCCGGTGACGCTGCGCAATCTGCCGCGCCTGGCCGATGTCGACAGCTTCGGTCATCTGCTCAACCAACTCGGCGTGTCGACCATGATCGAGGGGGCACGGCCGGAGGATTTTGGCCGCGTCCTGACGATGCGCGCCGGTCGGGTCACCTCGACGGAAGCGCCCTATGACATCGTGCGCAAAATGCGCGCGTCGATTCTGGTGCTGGGGCCGTTGCTCGCGCGCCAGGGTGAGGCGCGGGTGTCGCTGCCTGGTGGCTGTGCGATCGGCAATCGTCCGATCGACCTGCATTTGAAGGCGCTGGAAGCGTTCGGCGCGATCATCGAGATCGCTGCCGGCTATGTCCGTGCGAGCCTGCCCGACGGCGGTCTGCCCGGTGGCATCTACACTTTCCCGGTCGTGTCGGTGGGCGCGACCGAGAATGCGCTGATGGCGGCGGCCCTCGCCAAGGGCACCTGCATTCTGGAAAATGCCGCGCGCGAGCCGGAAATCGTGGATCTATGCAACCTGTTGATCGCGATGGGCGCCGATATCGAAGGCGTTGGCACCGACAAGCTGGTCATCCATGGCCGCGAACGGCTGCACGGCGCGACCTACAGCGTGATGCCCGACCGGATTGAGGCAGGCAGCTATGCCTGTGCGGCGGCGATCACTGGCGGTTCGCTCGACCTGGCTGGCGCCAATGCCGAAGATATGCATGCCATCCTGGCTGCGCTGCGCGATGCGGGGGTGCAGGTGGACGAATATAAGGGCGGCATCAAGGTGTCGTCCGATGGCAAGCTCAAGCCACTGACCCTGTCGACCGCGCCCTTCCCGGCCTTCCCAACCGACATGCAGGCCCAGTTCATGGCGATGCTGACGCTGGCCGACGGCGCTTCGGTGCTGACGGAGACGATCTTTGAAAACCGCTACATGCACGTGCCCGAACTGGCGCGCATGGGCGCGGACATCGCGGTCAACGGGCGGACCGCCGTGGTGCGCGGTGTGTCGGGGCTCGTGGGCGCGCCGGTGATGGCGACCGATCTGCGTGCGTCGATGAGCCTGATCCTGGCGGGCCTAGCCGCCGAGGGCGAGACCCAGGTCAATCGGGTCTATCATCTCGATCGCGGCTATGAACGACTGGAGGAAAAGCTGTCCGCCGTCGGCGCCGATATCGAGCGGGTCAGCGATGGCTGA
- a CDS encoding twin transmembrane helix small protein, producing the protein MTAILIIALILAMAATLFTLIRGIIAFLQATKEELNLPEGAPRPSSLKQNRMMMNRILFQAAAVIIIALLLMMKGQG; encoded by the coding sequence ATGACCGCCATACTCATCATCGCCCTCATCCTTGCCATGGCCGCGACCCTGTTCACACTCATCCGCGGCATCATCGCCTTCCTTCAAGCGACCAAGGAAGAACTGAACCTGCCGGAGGGTGCGCCCCGGCCATCCAGCCTGAAACAAAATCGGATGATGATGAATCGCATCCTGTTCCAGGCCGCCGCCGTCATCATCATCGCCCTGCTACTGATGATGAAGGGGCAGGGTTGA
- a CDS encoding cob(I)yrinic acid a,c-diamide adenosyltransferase — MVKLNKIYTRTGDAGTTGLVDGSRLPKHAPRMQAVGDIDEANSAIGLAILAIGDRAEAPWLTMIQNDLFDLGADLATPLPEGADEPWALRIIPSQVVRLEEQIDAMNAELAPLDSFVLPGGSPAAAAVHLARAITRRAERSATAAASVDRLNPQALAYLNRLSDLLFVLARRLNDNGAGDVKWVPGASR; from the coding sequence GTGGTGAAACTGAATAAGATCTACACCCGCACCGGCGACGCGGGGACCACTGGGCTGGTCGATGGATCGCGCCTGCCCAAACATGCGCCCCGGATGCAGGCGGTCGGCGACATCGATGAAGCCAACAGCGCAATCGGCCTGGCCATATTGGCGATCGGCGACCGCGCCGAGGCGCCATGGCTGACCATGATCCAGAATGACCTGTTCGATCTGGGCGCCGACCTGGCCACGCCGCTGCCCGAAGGAGCGGATGAGCCCTGGGCGCTGCGGATCATACCCAGTCAGGTCGTGCGACTGGAAGAGCAGATCGACGCGATGAATGCCGAACTCGCTCCGCTCGACAGCTTCGTCCTGCCTGGCGGATCGCCCGCTGCCGCCGCTGTCCATCTCGCCCGCGCCATTACCCGGCGCGCAGAACGCAGCGCCACTGCAGCCGCAAGCGTGGATCGACTGAACCCCCAGGCCCTCGCCTATCTCAACCGCCTGTCCGACCTGCTGTTCGTGCTGGCGCGTCGGCTGAACGACAATGGCGCAGGCGACGTCAAATGGGTGCCGGGCGCATCGCGCTGA
- a CDS encoding HNH endonuclease yields MYHPDLIRHPENCPALVLNADYTPLSYYPLSLWPWQTAIKAVFLERVDIVSSYEREVHSPSLLMKIPSVIALKQYVRPSEHPAFTRFNLFLRDKFSCQYCGTTHDLTFDHVVPRRAGGRTTWENVATACSPCNLKKGGRTPREAGMQLHVQPIRPTSWQLQEHGRAFPPGYLHESWHDWLYWDVELIA; encoded by the coding sequence ATGTACCATCCCGACCTGATACGGCATCCGGAAAACTGCCCGGCGCTGGTTTTGAATGCGGATTATACGCCGCTCAGCTATTACCCCTTGAGCCTGTGGCCCTGGCAGACTGCCATCAAGGCGGTCTTTCTGGAGCGGGTCGACATCGTCTCTTCGTATGAACGGGAAGTCCACAGCCCTAGCCTGCTGATGAAGATCCCCTCGGTCATCGCGCTCAAGCAATATGTCCGGCCATCGGAACATCCCGCCTTCACCCGTTTCAACCTGTTCCTGCGCGACAAATTTTCCTGCCAATATTGCGGGACGACGCATGACCTGACCTTTGACCATGTCGTGCCGCGACGTGCGGGCGGACGCACGACATGGGAAAATGTCGCCACGGCCTGTTCACCCTGCAACCTGAAAAAGGGTGGGCGCACCCCTCGGGAGGCCGGTATGCAGCTCCATGTCCAGCCGATCCGGCCGACCAGTTGGCAACTGCAGGAACATGGGCGCGCCTTCCCACCCGGGTATCTGCACGAAAGCTGGCACGACTGGCTTTACTGGGACGTCGAATTGATCGCCTGA
- the egtD gene encoding L-histidine N(alpha)-methyltransferase, translating to MLLTQDMPIATRAGDLAFRRDILTGLARSPKATPPVWFYDQRGSELFEAITDLPEYYPTRTETALLAHHGADFLAIAGPGRAIVEFGAGSARKTPHLLRAIAPAAYVPIDISGDFLRASSAKLAAAFPGLPVLPVVGDFNGPLLLPPVIDGLPRLGFFPGSTIGNMEPDAGVDLLRAMHRLLGDDAMLLIGMDRIKDRDRLIAAYDDAAGVTAAFNRNLLVRINRELEGDLPVDAFAHRAIWNDELARIEMHLEATQPLHFHVAGHCFHMAAGETIHTESSHKYGARDERLLLRAGGWEPVQEWTDAEGLFALVLARAKPSA from the coding sequence ATGTTGCTGACCCAAGACATGCCCATTGCAACCCGAGCCGGCGATCTGGCGTTTCGCCGCGATATCCTGACCGGCCTGGCCCGTTCACCCAAGGCCACGCCGCCGGTGTGGTTCTACGACCAGCGCGGATCGGAACTGTTCGAGGCCATTACCGACCTGCCCGAATATTACCCGACCCGGACCGAAACCGCCCTGCTCGCCCATCATGGCGCCGATTTCCTGGCGATCGCCGGACCGGGTCGCGCCATCGTCGAATTTGGCGCGGGCAGCGCGCGCAAGACCCCACATCTGCTGCGTGCCATCGCACCGGCCGCCTATGTACCGATCGACATCAGCGGCGATTTCCTGCGCGCCAGCAGCGCCAAACTGGCCGCGGCTTTTCCGGGATTGCCCGTGCTGCCGGTCGTGGGTGACTTCAATGGACCGCTGCTTCTTCCGCCGGTGATCGATGGCCTTCCGCGCCTCGGCTTCTTTCCCGGATCGACGATCGGCAATATGGAACCCGACGCGGGCGTCGACCTGCTGCGCGCCATGCACCGATTGCTGGGTGACGATGCCATGCTGCTGATCGGCATGGATCGGATCAAGGACCGTGACCGGTTGATCGCCGCCTATGACGATGCCGCAGGGGTGACGGCCGCCTTCAACCGCAACCTGTTGGTTCGCATCAATCGCGAACTGGAAGGCGACCTGCCGGTCGACGCCTTTGCCCATCGTGCCATCTGGAACGACGAACTGGCGCGGATAGAAATGCACCTCGAAGCGACGCAGCCGCTCCATTTCCATGTCGCCGGCCATTGTTTTCATATGGCCGCAGGCGAGACCATCCATACCGAAAGCAGCCACAAATATGGCGCACGCGACGAAAGACTGCTGCTGCGTGCGGGCGGTTGGGAGCCCGTCCAGGAATGGACCGATGCCGAAGGGCTGTTCGCACTGGTGCTCGCCCGGGCTAAGCCCAGCGCTTAA
- a CDS encoding Crp/Fnr family transcriptional regulator, with product MATSCFAERLAKHVPLSEAEKTALARLEENPRRVKRGAMIQRVNDTVTELFVLREGRVMSFVILPDGSRQILRVYFPGDFIGSASTVYNKAPESLIALSDAIVCPFDKHALRRLLEEYPRVAALLFLLSNTERVALTDRLASLGRTSAKARVASFLLDMFDRLRVTDDSITDSFELKLTQEEIGDAIGLTSVHVNRMIRQMEQEQLISRANGRITLLDMAGLEEIGHYTNRHKDMDLDWLPGMN from the coding sequence GTGGCAACAAGTTGTTTCGCGGAAAGGTTGGCCAAGCATGTTCCTCTGTCCGAAGCGGAAAAGACGGCACTAGCCAGGCTCGAGGAAAATCCGCGTCGGGTGAAACGCGGTGCAATGATCCAGCGTGTAAATGACACCGTGACGGAATTGTTCGTCCTGCGCGAAGGGCGCGTGATGAGCTTCGTCATCCTGCCCGATGGCAGCCGCCAGATATTGCGTGTCTATTTTCCAGGCGACTTCATCGGGTCGGCCAGCACGGTCTACAACAAGGCCCCGGAATCGCTGATCGCCCTGTCCGACGCCATCGTCTGTCCATTCGACAAACATGCGCTGCGCCGACTGCTGGAGGAATATCCCCGGGTCGCAGCCCTGCTGTTCCTGTTGTCGAACACCGAACGGGTCGCACTGACCGACCGGCTGGCATCGCTGGGACGCACATCCGCCAAGGCCCGGGTCGCGTCCTTCCTGCTCGACATGTTCGATCGTCTACGGGTGACGGACGACAGTATCACCGACAGTTTCGAGCTGAAGCTGACGCAGGAGGAAATTGGCGACGCGATCGGCCTCACCTCGGTTCACGTGAACCGCATGATCCGCCAGATGGAACAGGAACAGCTGATCAGCCGGGCCAATGGCCGCATCACGTTGCTGGACATGGCCGGACTGGAGGAAATCGGCCACTACACCAATCGGCACAAGGATATGGACCTGGACTGGCTGCCGGGGATGAACTGA
- the egtB gene encoding ergothioneine biosynthesis protein EgtB has protein sequence MAKIWIQPGQDDLASRYRAVRGLTEALTAPLSDADATVQSMPDASPAKWHLAHVSWFFETFVLRDHVSGYRAFDDRYAYLFNSYYEAEGPRHARPMRGMLTRPSLAEIRAYRAHVDNMLLAALPSLPEGAYELITLGLHHEQQHQELLLTDLLHLFSQNPIAPALFTAPAPTPVPIPGPLHWIEGREGLVEIGDDGKAGFAFDCEGPRHKTFLRPHALAHRPVTNGEWIGFIEDGGYRQAAHWLSDGWTWVQAEAVEAPLYWQRTEQGWTRFSLDGRQPVNPAAPVTHISLYEADAYANWAGARLPTEAEWESAAQNIAPTSGEQLDGATCPRPRAADDGTALTQMFGDVWEWTGSAYRPYPGFRSATGAVGEYNGKFMSGQFVLKGGSCATPRGHVRASYRNFFHPHQRWQFTGLRLAKDL, from the coding sequence ATGGCCAAAATCTGGATTCAGCCGGGACAGGATGACCTTGCCAGCCGGTACCGGGCCGTTCGCGGGTTGACCGAGGCATTGACAGCGCCCCTGTCGGATGCAGACGCCACGGTGCAATCGATGCCCGATGCATCCCCTGCCAAATGGCACCTGGCGCATGTCAGTTGGTTTTTCGAGACCTTTGTCCTGCGCGACCATGTTTCAGGCTATCGTGCCTTCGACGATCGCTACGCCTATCTGTTCAATAGCTATTATGAGGCGGAGGGGCCACGCCATGCCCGGCCGATGCGTGGCATGCTCACCAGGCCGAGCCTGGCGGAGATACGGGCCTATCGCGCCCATGTGGATAACATGTTGCTCGCCGCGCTCCCATCGCTGCCCGAGGGCGCGTACGAACTCATCACGCTCGGCCTGCATCATGAGCAACAGCATCAGGAACTGTTGCTCACGGACCTGCTGCATCTCTTCTCGCAAAATCCCATCGCACCGGCCCTGTTTACCGCCCCTGCTCCCACGCCCGTACCGATCCCCGGCCCCTTGCACTGGATTGAGGGTCGGGAAGGGCTGGTAGAGATTGGCGATGACGGCAAGGCCGGCTTTGCCTTCGATTGCGAGGGGCCACGCCACAAGACATTCCTGCGTCCACATGCGCTGGCCCATCGGCCAGTCACCAATGGCGAATGGATCGGCTTTATCGAGGATGGCGGCTATCGTCAGGCCGCGCACTGGTTGTCGGACGGCTGGACCTGGGTCCAGGCCGAAGCGGTGGAGGCACCGCTTTACTGGCAACGAACCGAACAGGGATGGACCCGGTTCAGTCTGGACGGCCGCCAGCCGGTCAACCCGGCCGCCCCCGTCACTCATATCAGCCTCTATGAAGCGGATGCCTACGCCAATTGGGCCGGTGCACGTCTGCCGACGGAGGCCGAATGGGAGAGCGCGGCGCAAAATATCGCGCCTACCAGTGGCGAACAACTGGACGGGGCGACATGCCCCCGCCCGCGCGCTGCGGACGATGGGACGGCGCTGACCCAGATGTTCGGCGATGTCTGGGAATGGACCGGCAGCGCCTATCGTCCCTATCCCGGTTTCCGCAGCGCAACCGGCGCGGTCGGTGAATATAATGGCAAGTTCATGTCCGGGCAGTTCGTGCTGAAAGGCGGCAGCTGCGCCACCCCGCGCGGCCATGTCCGCGCCAGCTACCGCAATTTCTTCCATCCCCATCAACGCTGGCAGTTCACCGGACTGCGGCTGGCCAAGGATCTGTGA
- a CDS encoding DUF1176 domain-containing protein — MGEFRFFAAALTAIGAIGMATAQTNVPAPKPGTLETYKDWTIGCDNRNRCEAVSLLPDGGDWSDNPVMVGVARSAGPDAAAEVWVSRDAKGSSDVSFLVDGRKVATVTARDGDATLRGPQASALAIAMARGSIMEVRTGNRSLGRPSLAGAGAAIRYMDARQGRAGTTTALVATGPLGSLAVRVAPSTPEIHRAVISAGDAPAALWREERTALGKFTGCSDEMANGQSELHRLSKNDTLILVPCGSGAYNFTTVPVIASGIPGRRSFRFAPFDYAPGWGMEEIGHPTLVNAGWVPEKSLLQSFAKGRGLGDCGASQTYVWDGTRFRLTEATSMGECRGAWHWITTWTAQVTE; from the coding sequence ATGGGGGAATTTAGATTTTTCGCGGCCGCCTTAACGGCCATCGGCGCCATTGGCATGGCGACGGCGCAGACAAATGTGCCGGCGCCGAAGCCCGGTACGCTTGAAACCTACAAGGACTGGACCATCGGCTGCGACAATCGCAACCGGTGCGAGGCGGTGTCGCTGCTGCCCGACGGGGGCGACTGGTCCGACAATCCGGTGATGGTCGGCGTTGCCCGTTCGGCCGGCCCCGATGCCGCCGCCGAAGTCTGGGTCAGCCGCGATGCCAAGGGTTCCTCCGACGTCAGTTTCCTGGTCGACGGCCGCAAGGTCGCGACGGTGACGGCGCGCGATGGTGATGCGACCCTGCGCGGGCCGCAGGCGTCGGCGCTGGCGATCGCGATGGCGCGCGGCAGCATCATGGAAGTGCGCACCGGCAACCGGTCGCTCGGTCGTCCCTCGCTGGCCGGCGCGGGGGCGGCGATCCGCTATATGGATGCGCGTCAAGGGCGGGCCGGCACCACCACTGCGCTGGTGGCGACTGGACCGCTCGGGTCGCTGGCCGTTCGAGTCGCGCCGTCGACGCCGGAGATTCATCGCGCGGTCATCTCGGCGGGCGATGCCCCCGCTGCTTTGTGGCGCGAGGAACGCACCGCGCTGGGCAAGTTCACCGGCTGCAGCGACGAAATGGCCAATGGCCAGTCCGAACTGCATCGCCTGTCGAAGAATGACACGCTGATCCTGGTCCCCTGCGGATCGGGCGCCTATAATTTCACCACCGTGCCGGTGATCGCCAGCGGCATTCCGGGCCGTCGCAGCTTCCGCTTCGCGCCGTTCGACTATGCGCCTGGCTGGGGGATGGAGGAGATCGGCCATCCCACCCTGGTGAATGCGGGATGGGTGCCGGAAAAGTCGCTGCTGCAAAGCTTTGCCAAGGGGCGTGGGCTTGGTGATTGTGGAGCCAGCCAGACCTATGTCTGGGACGGCACCCGTTTTCGCCTGACCGAAGCGACCAGCATGGGCGAATGCCGGGGCGCCTGGCACTGGATCACCACCTGGACCGCGCAGGTAACGGAATAG